The DNA region GAACGCGCTGACAAGGACACTATCGATCTCGTCAAACGATTCGATCCGGATGTCATCGTGGTGAACAGCTGGTACAGCTGGATGCCGCCGGAGCTGTACGAAATGCCGCCGCACGGCACGTTGAACCTGCACGACTCCCTGTTGCCGAAATTCACCGGATTCTCGCCGGTTCTGTGGTCGTTGATCAGCGGTGAGACCGAATTCGGGCTCACCGTCCACCGGATGGACGAGCAGCTCGACACCGGTGACATCCTCGTGCAGCGGGCGTTGCCGATCCCCCCGGGAGCCACCGGGACCGAGCTTGTGCTCGCCGGACTCGATCTCATTCCAGAAGCGCTCAACGAGGCGTTGGACGCCCTAGAGTCCGGGACCGCGGTCTGGCGGCCGCAGAAGAAGGACGAGCGCACGTATTTCCACAAGCGCTCCGAGCGCGACAGCCGTGTGGACTGGTCCTGGCCGGCCGAGGACCTCGAGCGGTTCGTCCGTGCCCTGTCCGAGCCGTACCCGCGGGCATACTCGCATTATCGTGGCGAAAAAATCGAGATCTTGTCCGCGACGGTGTCACAGGCCCGCTATGGCGGCGTTCCTGGCAGGGTGATGGCGCAAGAAGGCGGCGGGGTGGTCGTGTGCGGCCCCGATCCGCATCGCGGAGGCAATTTCGGACTGCTCATCACCCGCGTCCGCGACGCGGCCGGGCAGGAGCACAGCGCGGGAGAATTCTTTGTGCGCGGCGGTTACTGCACCGACACGCCTTCATGACGCGCCGCCTTCGGGCGAACTCAGCCGTGGCCTTTTTGCCCGAAGCGCCAGTAGCCCACAAAGGTGACCCGGGATTTCGGCAGGCCCGCCTCGTTCACGAGGTAACGGCGCGCCGAGGTCGCCAGCGCTTGCTCTCCCACTGCGAAGGCGTAACACGACGAATCCGGTCGAGACGCGGATTTGAGCGCCTCGAGCGCGGCTTGTCCTGGCCGTGCGTGCGGGTCCTTCCTCGGCAGCCAGGTGATCTCGATATGCGACGAGCCCTTGGGCAGAGGCTGCGCGTCCGCCGCGTCGGGCACCTCCACAAAAGCACGGGTGGGCAGTTTCCCGCCGGATTCTATGATGCCCATGATCGCGGGCAGGCCGCTTTCGTCCGAGACGAGCAGTTGCTCCGTCGCGTCCGCGGGCGGGTTGTAATAGCGCCCCTGGTCGAGGACGCCGACAGGATCGCCCGGCTCCACCCGCGCCGCCCATCTGCTGGCGGGGCCGCCTTCCTCCCCATCGGCCGCCGCGCCGTGCGAGACCATGTCGACGTCCATCTCCGGGGCTTCTCCGTTCCGGAACGCGCGCACGGTGTAGTTCCGCACCCACGCCCGGTTCTTCTGGCTCGTGGCGAGGTACTGCGCGTACCAGAGATGGCTCGCGGTGCTCGGCAGCCAAAGCTCGCGCTGGCCCTCGCGCAGGAAAAACATGCGGAACCATTGGTCCGCCCCCGAAGGGGTGAAACGGTCCAGATCGGCCCCGCCGAATGTCAGGCGGAGCATGTTCGGGCTGATCTGCGTCTTGCGCAGCACGGAAAGCCGGAGCACGCTCGGGCTGGTCGGTTTGATCGGATGGTTCATCGAGCGCGGCGGCCTTCCTGGTCGAGCGAAGCGGCCGCCATGGGGCCGCTTCGTCAGCACGTGTTCTCTGCACCTGGGCAGAAGATAAGGATACCCTAATTATTGTCCTGCCGCATCGCAGCAAGCGCCGCTGAGACTTCGCGACGGAGGTCTTGCCCCTGCGCTCTGGCGTGCTCCCGCTTTCCTGGACTGGGGTGGTGTTCCGATTCGTGCCGCACGCGCCGCGGGGGAGCGCAGGGGTTTGATAGGCGAAGGGCGGGAGGTGCCCGGGGACGGTCCCGCCGCTCGTGGAGCCCGTGCGTCGAAAAGGCCAGAACCTGGAAGGGCGCCGCTTTTTGCTCACGCGGCCGCCCCGCCCGCTTCAAGAATGTCGGAACGCGCCCCGCTCTTCGGCGAGGGCGCCGGGCTTGTCGATCAACTGAAGGGTCCGTCGGCCGACCAGTTCGCGCATCACCAACGAGGTGTTCGTCCGCCGGACCCCCCGAATCGCCAAGACTTGGCCCGCGACCCGGTAAAGATCGTCGGCGTCGCGGGCCACGACTTGGATGAGCACGTCGTCGCCGCCGCTGAGCCCGAGCACCTCGATGACTTCGTCAATTTCTGACAACGCTGACGAGACTTCGCTCAAGAGTTGCTGCTCCAGTTGGGCGCGGATGAACGCGCGCATCGGATATCCCAGGAATGCGGGGTCGATGCGGTGGTCGAACGGTAAGAGCACGCGGCGCTGATCCCACCGGTTCAGGCGGGCGTGCACGGTGTTGCGCGAAACCCCGCTCTGCTCGGCCAACGCGATCACCGACGCGCGCGGCTCTCGCGACAAGGCGGTCAACAACCGGGCGTCGAGAGCGTCAGCGCCCTCTGCGCTTGTCATTGTGCCCGTCCGGATCGATGTGAAATCTGCTCCATTTATGCATTATGCACTATCAAGCTCGGACCAGTTGCTCACATTTGTGAAAAATGATGCACTTTTCTCAACAATCCGCGAACAAGACGCACCGAGCCGAGCGCAGTTCTGCGTCGAGAGAGTTCTCCGTCGAGGGAGTTCTCAAGGGACCGAGGAGCAGCCATGACGATCACCGGCAACGCCACACGAGCCAGCGGCGGCGACCCGCTGGAGCAGGTCGCCGAGCAGGTGTTGTGGCTTTCGACGGCGATGATCCATCACGCGAACCGGGTCCGTCCCAATCCGAGCGGCATGAAAGTCGGCGGTCACCAAGCGTCGTCGGCTTCGATGGTGTCGATCATGACGTCCCTCTGGTTCGAGCAGCTGCAACCCGGCGACCGGGTGTCGGTCAAACCGCACGCCTCGCCGGTGCTGCACGCCATCAACTACTTGTTGGGCGAGCTGGACGAGAAGTACCTCACCACGCTGCGGGAGTTCGGCGGTCTGCAGAGCTACCCCAGCCGCTCGAAAGACCCCGATCCGGTCGACTACTCGACCGGATCAGTGGGCATCGGCGCCACTGCGCCCATATGGGGCGCGTTCGCCCGCCGCTACATCGACACCGTGTTCGCCAGTGCCGGCGTCGGCCGCCAGTACTCGTTGGTCGGTGACGCCGAACTCGACGAGGGCGCGGTGTGGGAAGCGATCCTGGACCCCTCGGTGCAGCATCTTGGCGAGATCGTGTGGATCGTCGACATGAACCGCCAGTCTCTGGACCGCGTTGTTCCCAATATCGCGGCCGGACGCCTGGAATCGATGTTCTCCGCAGCTGGCTGGCAGGTCATCACGGTCAGATTCGGCGGACTCCTCGAGGAGTTGTTCACCCGCCCTGGCGGGCAGGCGTTGCGCCGCCGCATCCTCGACATGCCCAACCCGGAATACCAACGCCTGCTGCGTTGCGCCGCCGCCGAACTCCGTGAGCGGCTGCCAGGAAGCGATCCTGGCGCCGACGCGATCACCGCGCTCGTCGACGGGCTCGACGACGCCACGCTGATCGCGGCGATCCGCAATCTCGGCGGCCACGACCTGAACACATTGCGCGACGCCTACGCCCAGATCGACGACACCAGACCGACCGTCATCATCGCCTACACCATCAAGGGGCACGGCCTGCCGACCGAGGGGCATCCGCAAAACCACTCGTCGCTGTTGAGCGAGGAGCAGTACGCCGAGCTTGCCCAGACTCTGGGCAAGGACCCCACCCGCCCATGGGCTTCTTTCGAAGACGCGAGCCCTGCCGCGCGACTGTGCGCGGCCGCCGCCGCGCGGTTGCGCCGCGACAGCGTGCCGTTGGGCGCGCCGCCGACCGTGCCTGTCGACCTAGGCCGCACTCCGCCCGCAGTCTCGACGACCCAAGCCGCTCTTGGCCGCGCCCTGCTCGACCTCGTCCGCGAAGCCCCCGAAGTCGCCAAACGCGTCGTCACGGTCAGCCCCGACGTCAGTTCGTCGACCAACCTCGCCGGCTGGTTGAACAAGGTCGGGGTGTGGTCTATCGACGAGCGGCGCAACTGGTTCGACGACGACCGCGAAACGATCATGCATTGGCGGGAAAAGCCCACCGGCCAGCATATGGAGCTGGGCATCGCCGAAACCAACCTCGTCGGCTTGATCGGCGAACTGGGCGCCACCTGGAGCCGGTGGGGGCAACCCTTGTTCCCGATCGGCGTGCTCTACGACCCATTCGTGGAACGCGCGTTGGAACCGTGGTCCTACGGGATTTACGCCGGTGGCCAATCTATCCTGGTCGGCACGCCGTCCGGGGTCACCCTGGCCGCCGAAGGCGGCGCGCACCAGTCCATCAAGACCCCGTCCATCGGACTTGAGCAACCAGGCTGCGTCAGCTTCGAACCGGCTTTCGCCGTCGAGGTCGAATGGACGCTGATGGACTGTTTGTCGCGGCTGGGGCGGCCTGGCGGCAGCTCGTCCTATCTCCGCCTGTCCACCAGGCCCGTGCTGCAAGAGCTCGCCGCCGTCCCCGCCGACCCCGCGGCGCGTGCGCGCCGCCGCCGCCATGTCGTCGCAGGCGGCTACACCCTCAGGCACGCCGACAAACCGGCCGTCACGCTTGTCGCTGTTGGCGCGTTGGTCAGCGAATCTCTGGCCGGCGCCGACCGTTTGGCGCAGCTCGGAGTGGCGGCCGAGGTCGTGTGCGTCACCAGCCCGGGACTGTTGTACGAGGCGTTGCAGGCGCGCCACGGGCTCGGCGAGGCCCCGTCGTGGATCCTCGACCAGATCTTCCCAGCCGAGCGGGCCGCGCCGATGGTCACCGTTCTCGACGGGCATCCCCACACGCTGGCCTTTTTGGCCACGCTTCACCGTGTTCCGGTGAAATCGCTGGGCGTCAGCCGATTCGGTCAGGCCGGATCCTTGGACGCAGTGTACAAATACCACGGCATCGACGCTGAGAGCATCGTGCGCGCAGCCCTGGACTTGGTGCAGTGACCGGGTCCAACCGCGAGGCGGGTTGGTCTGGCTGAGTTTTTGTGCGCGCTCGCGTTAGCGTGTTTGCCCGGGAAAAGGAGTGCGCGGTTCCCCGCGTCCCAGCACCGCTGGAGCTTGTGCTCGGCCCGCTCAGGCTGGCCGCACATCTCGCGTCAGGTAGGCGTGGGGGCTGGTTCCTGTGGCTGCGGTGAAATCTCGGGTGAAGTGGGCTTGGTCGTACCAGCCCAGGCGTGTCGCGAGTTCGGCGAGCTGCAGCACGGGGTTTTCGTGCATCTCCGCGAGGGCGTCGTGCAAGCGGCACCGGCGGATCATCCATTGCGCGCCCACGCCCACATACGTGCGGAGCAAACGCTGCACGCTCCGTTCGCTCAGCGCGTGCCGCACGGCGATCTGGGCCACCGCGGTCACCGGTGAGCTGCGAATGTCCGCGACAAGCGCGGCCACTTGGTCGAGGTGGCCGTCGTCCTTGGTCACGCGCAGCGCGTCGGCAGCAGTGATCAGCGAGGCAAGGCGGGCCTCGTCATCGCCGCAGTCGTGCAGCGCCGACAACGCTGGGTTGCGAAGCCGCACCACACGGTCGGTCAACACATGCGCAGGCTTGCCGGTCAGTGCTGTGAAAGCGCCGGGGGCGAATCGGATCCCATAGCTGTACCCCGTGCCGGACAGGTCGATGTCGAACCGTCGGGTGACCACACCATGGACCAGCTCTGCCGGCATCGCCTGTCCGTAGCGGGCAGCTCCTGCCTCAGCGGTCACATGCACAGACGGGTAGGAAATCACATGGGCAGGCCAGGGTTGCGGGACGCGCAGATCCCAGCGCGCCGACCAGAACCAGTCGATATAACGCGCCAAGCGCTCGGGCGGCGGCGCCGTGCGCAGCTCGAACACCGCCCCCGCGTTCTCCGGTCGCAACACGCCAGCAGGAGGTGGCGGATTCGTCCAAGACGGCACCGGCCCAGGCTAGCAAGAATGGCAGACATGTCCCGCACACCGCATTTTCGCCCCCAGGGCTACACCGCCATCACCCCATTCCTGGTCGTCTCCCCAGCTTGCGATGCGATCACCTTCTACCAGGAGGTGTTCGGCGCGACAGTCGTCGACATCACCGGCAATCCAGACGGCACCGTCGCCCATGCCGAGCTCGACTTCGGAGCTGGTCGACTGCAGTTGTCCGATCCAGCGCCATCACATGACTTGGCGGCGCCTGACGGCGGTCGCGAGGTGAACCACTCATACGCGATCTATGTCCCCGACGCGGACGCCGTCTTCGCCCGCGCGGTCGCGAGCGGAGCGGCGCCGTTCGCCGAGCCGTCCACCTTCGTCACCGGCGACAGGTTCGCCGCGTTGCTCGATCCGTTCGGGCACCGATGGGCGGTCATGACCAGGGTCGAAGATGTGGACCCAGCAGAGGCAAAACGCCGGATCGACGAATGGGTCGCACACAACGCATGAGTCCATATCAGATCCAATGGTCCAGCAGGCATGCTTCTTGGCCGTCTGCTGCTCCCTGGTGATTGCGGTGACGCGACGGGTCCTCAGGGCGATCTCCCGGCCTCTGCAGTTGTCTCGCTCAGCCATGTGCGGACCACACCGACGCTCCAGCGGAACCGCGGGCGTTGCCGCTCATCTGCGGTTCCGTGGAGCGGGTTGGGACACACGTTGGGGTACGAGAGGAAAAAATCAACTCCAGGGTCACGAAAATAGATCGTGACCTGCGTCGGGCTGACAGGATTTGAACCTGCGACCCCTTGACCCCCAGTGCATTGATTTTAGCCGTTATTGCTGTTCAAAGGGAATTTTTGGCGATGAGAGACGTTCAGGGGCGAGCAGGTCGTTCGGCATCGCTCAGATCGTGTGGTCCCCAACTGGTCCCCAGCGGAAGAAGCGCGATGTCGATGCGCTACGACCGGAATGTCGGGTCTAATTGGCGCCTATGAAGAGCAGAACCATGGTGAAATACGCAGACACGAGCGCTGCGCATTGGATGATCGAGACGGCGATGCTCGCTCGTCGTAGCCCGCGAAGGCGAACTGAAGCTATGGCGCACACGGTCGCTCCGATAAGGAGCGCGCATGAGCTGATCCCGATGATCTGCATGACGAGCACCGCCCCTTCCCTCCGGGACTCGTAGTCATCGGGGCTGAGCGCCCAGTAGTCGCGGTCTCCGAGCAGGCTGAAACACGTGCAGTAGCTGAGGATGCTGCTGGCGATCACGAGCCATACTGCCCACTGAAACAGTGTCTTAGCCCTTGCCGGACGTTCTTCCAAAGGCGGGCTTTCGAACCATCGCCTGATCACCAGTTGAAGGCTTTGCTCGGAGTCTCCGAAACACCAGGGGTCGTCACGGGCTTCTGCGCCTGGTATTGCTCGCCATCGCGAGTGATGATCGTTGGGGACGGTATGAAGTCACCACGAGTTTTGTCGCCTTTGAAACATGGCGAACTGCCCTTAAGCATCACCGGATACTGCGCGTCTGATTCAACTTGGAGTTCATAGCCGTCTGGCGCGGTGGCGAAACGGTTTGGCTTGTTGAAGCCTTCGCGGTCCTTTTCGACGCGCCATCCCCAGTTTTTCCAGATGTCCCCGATCTTTGCCACAAGGTCGAGGTTGTTGGTTCCGGGCGGCGTGAGGATGGTCCGCGCGTCCGTGTATCTGGCAGGATCGTTATGGTTGTTGAGGCTCCCGTGATCGCTGCACGGGATCACTGTCACGCTTGAACCGCCGTAGCGTGAGTTGTCGAGGGCATAGCCGTCTGGTAGCGCTTGGAGCGTCTTGACGTAGTAGCGGTACACCGCGTCCTGCGCTTGCTGCGTCGTCGTCGGCATGGGCTCCATCGGGGCTCCTTTCACGTTGGGCGGAGGGCGTTCACCCTGTTCGGTGAATTGGGATATCCGGTCGCACCCGCTCGCGGAGAAGGTCACCGCGAGCAACAGTGCCGCTCCTCTCGTCCAAGCCTTAGTGACTCGGGGTGACATGACTATTGTCTCCGATCAAGATGTGTCCCATATTTTTCATTGCGGGGTTGTCCGGCTTCCAGTAGCTATCGTGATCTCCGGTGCCTCCGTCCATCTGGTGAGCGTCAGCCCATTCGGTCGGACTGACCCCCAGGCCCACAGAATCGGTGAGGCCAACAGTATCGAGCAGGTCTCCCGCGATGTTCGCGACATCGATCGGATCCCAATCGCCCTTGCCGACGAACACCTCCGCTTTGGGGGCCAGTGAGAGGCCGTGCGCACTGTCCGCTAACACACCGGGGCTCGCCAGCAGCGCCACCGCGTCGGCGTCCAAGTGGTTGCCATGGGTGGCGGCGGCGCCGACCTCGACGGTTCCGTAGGAGTGGCCGAACACGGTGTTGTAGGAGCGTCCACCCGCTGCTGCGTCGTCGTGGGAGGCGCGAATCCCCGCTTGCAAGTCGTCGAGCGCCTTCGCGCCGTTGAGGGCGGGGTCTGGGTCGCCGGCCCACGGGCCTTTGCCTTCGATCCCGCTGATGGTCATCGGCCGGTCGTAGTTCAAGAACTCTGTCATCGAGAGCTGGTTTTCTTTCAGCTGCCCGTGAGATGCGTCTACAGCTGCCTGCATTATCGCTCGCGCTTTTTGGTCGTAATCCCCAGCTTGTGTCAGGTCGGAGAAGGTGCCTGGGACGAGGGTGCCGTGCTTCAACGCGTAGTCCGGGTTGTAGATGGAAATTTCCGCATGGTCCTTGTTATCGATGAAGCCGAGGAATCGGGGTCTTCCGTCTTGGCTGCTTCGGTCGAGGGTGTCGCGCACATTGTGGTAGCCATTTACCGCGTTTTGTAGGTCGGTGCATTTGTTCTTCCAGTCCGCGTAGTCCTTCTGGTACTCCCCGAAAGTCTTCCCGCCGAAGTGAGGCGGTCCAGGCGGCTCTTGTCGGCGCAGCTCGTCCAACTGCTGTTGTTTCTGCTCGGTGATTTCGCCTAAATGCCGCTCGTTGTAGTAGCTGCGGCCCCGGTGGTCGCCTGGGGGGTCGAAGGGGATGCCGCCGTGGTTGCCGATGTCGTGGTGGCGTTCGTAGATGTCGTCCTTCTCCTTGGGGGAGAGCTGTTCCCACAGGTCGTGCAGTTGCTTGGGGTCGCTGGGTATGTCCATGCTGCCCGCCGCGATGGCCTTGGCTTGTTCGTGGGCGGTTTTGCTGGGGTCGTAGGGCTCGAAGGGCTGGCCTTTGGTGTTCAAGGCGAGTTTGGAGAGGTCCAAGGCTTGTTTGATTTTCCCTGCCCAGGTGTCGCTGAGCTCTTCGAGCTGTCGGACGAGGTTCTTCACGTCTATGTCGAGTTCGGCGGCGAGCAGGTTCACCGCGTCGAAGATCTGCTGGGGGTAGCCGGTGGGTAGGGGTTTGACCTTCACCGTGAAGTCGTCCGCGACAGTGAACGGCTCCCCACACGGCCAAAACAGCCCGTCGTTGGTCTGCAATGTGATCGAGTCTTTCTCCACGCCCTCGATCAGTTGCAGCAGCGTGTTCCGGGAGCCGCCGATGAACCCCTCGGCCTGTTCTAGCTGGCCCGCCGTGTCGATCAGTCGCGCGTGGTTCTCCCCGTAGATTCGCCCGGTGGTCGTGGATCGCGCCTGGAGCGCGTCGGAGGCCTGCCCGGTCCACTCGTCCCCGCCTGCGGGGAAGCGCAGCCGGTGCGGGAATTGGGCCTCCTCCGGCTCGATCTTCCCCGCCCGCGTCCGCATCGCGGACGCGATCTCTCCGAGCGCGGACGGGTCCATCGCTTCCAGCAGGGCGCGGGTGAGCGTGCCGCTCATCCTGGAATCCCCAACTGCTTGATAGACGCCTTCGCGGCCTCGTCGGTCTGCTCAACCTGGTCGGCGGCGGAAACGACCGCGTTGCCGAGCCATTCCAGCTCGTTGCCGAAACGCTTCAAGAAGTCCTCGTAGCCGGTGGCCGCGTCGTTCAGCGCGTCCGACAACGACAGGCCCCGCAAGCGCTGCGAGCCGGATCGCAGCGAGTCGGGTACCGGGTCGGAGCGCAACTCGTCCGCAGCCGTCAAAACGTCCCGCCCAGCCTGACGGGCCTTCTCGATGTCCAGTTTCACCGCGCGCCCTCCTGGCTGATCCGGTACGCCTCTCTCTGGCGCTCAACGATCTCGCGGGCCTTCGAGCCCCGGTACACCTTCACCTCGGAGCCGTCCTGGGCCTTCACCGTCCGATCCGGCTCAATCGGCGGCAAGCTCCTCTTATACGCCTCAACTCGTTGCCGCGCCGTCGCGTGCTGGTCGGCCTCCTCCTCGTTTATGCGTTCCATGTAGTCGAACCGCATTACCCGCGCGCCCACGTCCTCACGCCGACCGTAATACCCCATGCCTAGCACGCTCCTATTTTCTTCGGCCCGAAAAAGGCCACCGCGTCATTGCCACGACAATACCGTGCTCAGAGCACGGGCACGGCCTGAAGGCAAATGCAATTATCGGGCTCTTCTCTAGAGGTCGCCTGGCCCAGGTTTATTCCCTGGTGGTAGATACTTGCCATCCTGTTCCCCAAAAGATCCCCCAACACTCCTTGTGGGAGGCGGAAACCCCTCCCAACTGCGTCGGGCTGACAGGATTTGAACCTGCGACCCCTTGGCCCCCAGTACATCGATTTTAGGCGTTTGTGCTGATGGAAGCCTATTTCTAGCTATGCATAGCGTTCGTGGGGGAGCGGGTCGTTCAGCATCGCGCGTAACGTGTGATCCCCAATTGGTCCCCAGAATCGAGAGTGGTGGCCATCGCTGGCTCGGGGCGCGGCGGAAGTAAGTCGCCGATAAAGCGTGGGTTGCTGGGGGGCGACGTGTCGGGCGCAGTCTTTACGGTCCGCCCCATTAGCCATTCATGACAGATGGTTTCGACCAAGGGGTCCGTGTTTTCTTGCGTGGTTTCTTCGGAGCCTGAAGCGATATATCAATACTAGTGGTAAATGTGATCTATTTCATGCTATGGTCGAGTTGTCCAAAACAGATCACGCATAGTCGAGTTGCTGCGACCACGCTACAGCGGGCCCTGAACCGGCAGGCAATGGCAGAATGAGGAGCACATTATGGCGAGGGCTATTTCAGCCGATGGCGCGCGGGCGGGCGCAGTTCTGATCGAACGTAGCTATCGCGAAGGCGATGAAACGCAATTCTTACGGGAGCTGGTCCAGAACGGCCTCGAAGCCGGCGCAACCAAGATTCAGCTAGGTATCCATTGGCCGAGTGCCGCACCTGACTGGGCGGTCGGGGATCTCCCGGAAGGCTATACCTTTAAGATCCGTCCGCAACGCTACAGGATGGTCTATTACGACAACGGCAGCGGTATGGGCGAACGGATGGTGGATTACATGGCCGGTCTGCTCGACCTCGATTCCAAGAATCAGTCCGCCGGTGACCTGCATGGCAACTTCGCTATGGGTGCTCGCGTCTCCACGCTGCCGTGGAACAGGGCCGGGGTCATTGTGGCGAGTTGGACCAAGGAGTTCCCCGAGGGGCGGCTTATGTGGCTTCGGTTTGTACCGGATCGGTCGGTCGCGCTGGGCTACTACGAAGCTGCGACGTTGCGATGGGAAGACAATGGGAAGCCTTTATTGAATGAGGTTGCTCCGGCCGACCTGTTTCCGGAGTTCGTCTCGGACCGCCCGGAATGGCTCGGCCGCCCTCTTGGCGAAGCTGGCGAAATCGGTACGGGGACGATGTTCCTGTTTCTTGGGAACACTGGTCAGGAGCACACGTTCCTGGGCCCAGAGGGTAATTGGAAGACCCATACCGGACCCAACTACCTGACACATAGATATTACGCGCATCCGCCTAACGTAGAAATTCGGTACGAGGACCCTCGCTCCAGTGACGTGGAAGCTTGGGCAGGACGTCGGCGCGACCGGGTAAATCGATCTGCGCTCGATGGCTCAGAACCCGGGCCCAACGATCGGATTTTCAATGAGCCAGTCCGGCCCACGGGCCTATTGATGGCTGGGACTCTGTCGCGGAAGGCCAAGTCTCAGTCGGCTGCTATACCACTGCCAGATGGGGGTAGGATCTTAGTGAATCTTATCCACCCCGATGCAGTCCAGAAAGGTGGAGGCCGTCGCGGAGCCGAGAAGCCTGGTATTTCAGTTTTGTACAAAAATGAGCTGTATCATCGGCGTGAATCTGCGCGTGACTATCAGAAGTTTGCCATCTCATCGGCCAAGGTGTATCGCCGGCTTTCTATAATTATTGAACCTCGTGAAGCGGATGGGATCAATGACCCGCTCGGAGGTGTTTTCCCGGCATCGTCACGCACCTCACTCAACTACGTGCAGCCTACTTCGGCCACCGCTTCGGGACGTGATCTGCCTTGGGCTGTTTGGGAGCAGACGTTCATCGATAACATGCCAGGGTTCGTCATAGAGGCAGTCGAAAAGTCGATCCCGGATGATCATGAGGACATTGATCAAGACATAGTCGATAAAGTTGCACAACCATTCATGAAAATGTTCAAGCGCGTGATCTGGTTCCCCCGCGCGAATGGCCAGGTGGCAGGTACAACGAACGGCAACGGATCTGGTGGGACTATGGGCAGAAGGCGAGGCGGAGGCGGTGGTGGAATCAATGGATCGAAGCACGGCGGTAACAATGGATCGAGCGCGATTGGTCATCAGGATGGTGACGAGGACGGAGATACGCGAGATGGGTTTGTGTCAATTCCAGAGTGCCATTTTGATGCAGACTCATTCGATGATGAAGAGATCAATGCGCGTCCACGTATAGGCGTGAAGTACTTACCCGGTAAGACGGGGCAGCTCGGTAAGATCATGATTGATCCGAGGTTTCCTCTTCTAGAGGATGTTGAGAAATATTGGATCGAACATACCGCGCCGCCGCAACATGCTGACGCCAGGAAGGCAGTCCAGGTCGTCTACAAGACGGCGATGGCATGTCGAGTAGGGCAGATTCTCGCGCTCGCAGAAGAGCAAGGTCTCACTGAGGGTGAGCTTCGTGAGGGCTTTATGAGCGACGGGGCGCTTACTGCCTCGCTATTCGGACTTGCATCTGAGCACTCGGTCATCAAATCTAGGCTTTCGGGACGGTTGCGGAAGGGATAAGCCATATCTTGAGACAGGGGGCCTCCGAGATGTGCTCGCGCCTGAGTCTTAAAGAAGATCTCGATTATCTGGTTGCTGTTGGATAAGCATGCCAGCTGAAGACGATCTAGTCCGAGCGAAGTTTCGTTCCCAGGAGCATCAGCGTGGTCCAAGCAAATGGACCACACAAATTCCAGATGC from Segniliparus rotundus DSM 44985 includes:
- a CDS encoding alpha/beta hydrolase, which produces MSGTLTRALLEAMDPSALGEIASAMRTRAGKIEPEEAQFPHRLRFPAGGDEWTGQASDALQARSTTTGRIYGENHARLIDTAGQLEQAEGFIGGSRNTLLQLIEGVEKDSITLQTNDGLFWPCGEPFTVADDFTVKVKPLPTGYPQQIFDAVNLLAAELDIDVKNLVRQLEELSDTWAGKIKQALDLSKLALNTKGQPFEPYDPSKTAHEQAKAIAAGSMDIPSDPKQLHDLWEQLSPKEKDDIYERHHDIGNHGGIPFDPPGDHRGRSYYNERHLGEITEQKQQQLDELRRQEPPGPPHFGGKTFGEYQKDYADWKNKCTDLQNAVNGYHNVRDTLDRSSQDGRPRFLGFIDNKDHAEISIYNPDYALKHGTLVPGTFSDLTQAGDYDQKARAIMQAAVDASHGQLKENQLSMTEFLNYDRPMTISGIEGKGPWAGDPDPALNGAKALDDLQAGIRASHDDAAAGGRSYNTVFGHSYGTVEVGAAATHGNHLDADAVALLASPGVLADSAHGLSLAPKAEVFVGKGDWDPIDVANIAGDLLDTVGLTDSVGLGVSPTEWADAHQMDGGTGDHDSYWKPDNPAMKNMGHILIGDNSHVTPSH